In Bacillus cereus ATCC 14579, a single window of DNA contains:
- a CDS encoding cysteine hydrolase family protein produces MKKALIVIDVQAGMYTAGMPVHNGGKFLQTLQELIRECRSNDIPVIYIQHNGPKDHPLEKGTDGWRIHAAIAPQEGDNIVEKTTPDSFHNTNLSEVLQEKGIEHVILSGMQTEYCVDTTTRRACSEGYKVTLVSDAHSTFNTEVLRAEDIVKHHNAVLGAFADVVAVKDLKVAASK; encoded by the coding sequence ATGAAAAAAGCATTAATCGTAATTGATGTGCAAGCGGGTATGTATACAGCTGGAATGCCAGTACATAATGGGGGAAAGTTTTTACAAACATTGCAAGAGCTTATTAGGGAATGTCGTTCAAATGATATTCCAGTTATTTATATCCAACATAACGGTCCTAAAGACCATCCGTTAGAAAAAGGTACGGATGGATGGCGAATCCATGCGGCCATCGCTCCGCAAGAAGGAGATAATATAGTTGAAAAGACGACTCCAGATTCATTCCATAATACAAACTTAAGCGAAGTGTTACAAGAGAAAGGAATTGAACACGTTATTCTTTCGGGAATGCAAACAGAGTATTGTGTAGATACGACAACGCGCAGAGCATGTAGTGAAGGGTATAAAGTAACGTTAGTGAGTGATGCGCATAGTACATTTAATACAGAAGTGTTACGTGCTGAAGATATTGTGAAACATCATAACGCAGTATTGGGAGCGTTTGCGGATGTTGTTGCAGTAAAAGACTTAAAAGTGGCTGCCTCTAAATAA
- a CDS encoding kinase has product MSNPILTSTLIILRGNSSSGKTTIAKQLQEHFGQGTLLVSQDVVRRDMLRVHDTMGNLSHDLLFEITKYGKGKCEFVILEGILNSHRYGEMLKELIRYFDENAFAYYFDLSLEETIRRHNTRDKRHEFGEDSLQKWYNPHDTIKVATETIFTDNFTQKDIFDAILNDVAIEKQA; this is encoded by the coding sequence ATGTCTAATCCTATACTTACATCCACTTTAATCATTCTTAGAGGAAACTCCTCAAGTGGTAAAACAACGATTGCAAAACAACTACAAGAACATTTCGGACAAGGAACACTTTTAGTATCACAGGATGTTGTACGTAGAGATATGCTTAGAGTACACGACACAATGGGTAATTTATCACATGATTTACTATTTGAAATTACGAAGTACGGAAAAGGAAAATGTGAATTTGTTATTTTAGAAGGTATATTGAACAGTCATAGGTATGGTGAGATGTTAAAAGAATTAATTCGTTATTTTGATGAAAATGCATTTGCATATTACTTTGATTTATCATTAGAGGAAACTATTAGACGACATAACACAAGAGACAAACGACATGAATTTGGTGAGGATTCCCTACAAAAATGGTATAATCCGCACGATACTATTAAGGTTGCCACAGAAACTATTTTTACAGATAACTTTACGCAAAAAGATATATTTGATGCAATTCTTAATGATGTTGCGATCGAAAAACAAGCCTAA
- the tyrA gene encoding prephenate dehydrogenase yields the protein MRKKVVLIGTGLIGGSLALAIKKEHDVTITGYDIFQEQVERAKELHVVDEIAVDLQHACEEAHLIVFASPVEETKKLLHKLASFRLREDVIVTDVGSTKGTIMNEAETLFSKEVSFIGGHPMAGSHKTGVESAKAHLFENAFYILTPMHHVPNEHVEELKDWLKGTGSHFLVLNTEEHDYVTGIVSHFPHLIAAGLVKQVEKHAGDNPLIHQLAAGGFKDITRIASSSPKMWSDIVKQNREHLMVLLKEWISEMEDLYQTVSTGDACEIQNYFADAKEYRDSLPVRKRGAIPAYHDLYVDVLDKVGALAHITSILAREEISITNLQILEAREGLLGVLRISFQREEDRMKAKLALGEEEYQTYETI from the coding sequence ATGCGTAAAAAGGTAGTATTAATTGGAACTGGTTTAATCGGAGGCTCTCTCGCATTAGCAATTAAGAAAGAGCACGATGTAACGATAACAGGTTATGATATATTTCAAGAACAAGTAGAGCGTGCAAAAGAATTACACGTAGTAGATGAAATAGCAGTTGATTTACAGCATGCATGTGAAGAGGCACATTTAATTGTTTTTGCTTCTCCAGTTGAAGAAACGAAGAAGCTATTACACAAACTTGCGTCATTCCGTTTACGAGAAGATGTTATAGTGACTGATGTTGGTAGTACAAAAGGCACGATTATGAATGAAGCAGAAACTTTATTTTCAAAGGAAGTATCTTTCATTGGTGGACATCCAATGGCAGGTTCTCATAAAACGGGAGTTGAAAGTGCAAAAGCGCATTTATTTGAAAATGCATTTTACATTTTAACACCGATGCATCATGTGCCAAATGAACATGTGGAAGAGTTAAAAGATTGGTTAAAAGGAACGGGATCACATTTCCTTGTTTTAAATACAGAAGAACATGATTATGTAACAGGAATCGTTAGTCATTTCCCGCACCTTATCGCAGCAGGTTTAGTGAAGCAAGTAGAGAAACATGCAGGAGATAATCCGCTCATTCATCAGCTAGCTGCTGGAGGGTTTAAAGACATTACACGTATCGCATCTAGTAGTCCGAAAATGTGGAGTGATATTGTAAAGCAAAATCGTGAGCATTTAATGGTATTATTAAAAGAGTGGATCTCTGAAATGGAAGATTTATATCAAACAGTTTCTACCGGAGATGCATGCGAGATTCAAAACTATTTTGCAGATGCGAAAGAATACCGTGATTCTTTACCAGTAAGAAAGAGAGGGGCAATTCCTGCCTATCACGACTTATACGTCGATGTATTAGATAAGGTGGGGGCATTGGCTCATATTACGAGTATTTTGGCGCGCGAGGAAATTAGTATTACGAACTTGCAAATATTAGAAGCGCGTGAAGGACTGCTTGGGGTATTACGTATTAGCTTCCAAAGGGAAGAAGATCGTATGAAAGCAAAACTAGCGCTTGGAGAAGAAGAATACCAAACTTATGAAACAATTTAA
- a CDS encoding YfzA family protein has protein sequence MGDILKNAQPIWKRTWFRYLGAFFIVQLLFTPH, from the coding sequence ATGGGAGATATATTAAAAAATGCACAACCTATATGGAAACGGACTTGGTTTCGTTATCTAGGGGCATTTTTTATTGTTCAGTTACTGTTTACCCCGCATTAA
- a CDS encoding YndM family protein, which translates to MNDFTVVLIKFISCIIAFSIGLALFFPATFVQIISFSLFVTIVSYMFVDKIILNRIGNTGAIMSDFLLTYLSVWIFGNILLDNYMQIAWGSILSAIVFTLSEVIVHRFSNSHTRHNNDNIRINRRFAYGTEFAEEQNILDKDKKK; encoded by the coding sequence TTGAATGATTTCACAGTAGTGCTTATCAAGTTTATATCGTGCATTATCGCATTTAGCATTGGGCTTGCTTTATTTTTCCCTGCAACGTTTGTTCAAATTATTTCATTCAGTCTTTTTGTTACAATCGTATCCTACATGTTCGTTGATAAAATTATTTTAAATCGAATTGGCAATACTGGTGCCATTATGTCGGATTTCTTATTAACATATTTAAGCGTATGGATTTTCGGTAATATTTTATTAGACAACTATATGCAAATTGCATGGGGCAGTATCCTTTCTGCCATCGTCTTCACTTTATCTGAAGTAATCGTTCATCGCTTCTCTAACTCTCATACAAGGCACAACAATGATAACATTCGTATTAATCGCCGCTTTGCATATGGTACAGAGTTTGCTGAAGAACAAAATATATTGGATAAAGATAAGAAAAAGTAA
- the hisC gene encoding histidinol-phosphate transaminase — protein MQVKDQLSSLQPYKPGKSPEQMKEVYGDHSFVKLASNENPFGCSPRVLDELQKSWLEHALYPDGGATTLRQIIADKLHVKMEQVLCGSGLDEIIQIISRAVLRAGDNIVTAGATFPQYRHHAIIEGCEVKEVALNNGVYDLEEISSVVDNDTKIVWICNPNNPTGTYVNDRKLTQFIEGISENTLIVIDEAYYEYVTAKDFPETLPLLEKHKNILVLRTFSKAYGLASFRVGYAVGQEELIEKLNVVRLPFNVSSLAQKAATIAFGDDEFIEEIVRVNTEGLQQYESFCRENDIPFYPSQTNFIFLPVENAREIYEACAHAGFIIRPFPNGIRITVGTREQNEGVISVLQQHFENKKRKSRDEENA, from the coding sequence GTGCAAGTAAAAGATCAACTATCATCATTACAACCATATAAACCAGGTAAATCACCAGAACAAATGAAAGAAGTGTACGGAGATCATTCGTTTGTGAAATTAGCATCGAATGAAAATCCATTCGGCTGTTCGCCACGTGTTTTAGATGAGTTGCAAAAATCGTGGTTGGAACATGCTTTATATCCTGACGGAGGTGCTACAACGCTCCGTCAAATAATCGCAGATAAGTTACATGTGAAAATGGAACAAGTACTTTGTGGTAGTGGTTTAGATGAAATCATTCAAATAATAAGCCGCGCCGTATTACGAGCGGGAGATAACATTGTAACAGCAGGTGCAACATTCCCACAGTATCGTCATCATGCCATTATAGAAGGTTGCGAAGTGAAGGAAGTTGCGTTAAATAACGGTGTATACGACTTAGAAGAAATTTCTTCAGTAGTAGATAACGATACAAAAATTGTATGGATTTGTAACCCGAACAATCCAACAGGCACATATGTGAATGACCGAAAATTGACTCAATTCATTGAAGGTATTAGTGAAAATACGTTAATTGTCATTGATGAAGCGTACTATGAATACGTAACAGCAAAAGATTTCCCAGAGACATTACCGCTTTTAGAAAAACATAAAAATATTCTTGTACTTAGAACATTTTCTAAAGCGTACGGATTAGCTTCTTTCCGCGTTGGATATGCGGTTGGACAGGAAGAGTTAATCGAAAAATTAAATGTCGTTCGTTTGCCATTTAACGTATCTTCATTAGCGCAAAAAGCAGCGACGATTGCTTTTGGTGATGACGAGTTTATTGAAGAAATAGTTCGTGTGAATACAGAAGGATTACAACAATACGAGAGCTTTTGTAGGGAAAATGATATTCCATTTTATCCATCGCAAACAAATTTCATCTTCTTGCCAGTTGAGAATGCTAGAGAGATTTATGAAGCTTGTGCACATGCAGGATTTATTATTCGTCCGTTCCCGAATGGTATCCGTATTACAGTCGGAACAAGGGAGCAAAATGAAGGGGTGATTTCAGTGTTACAACAACACTTTGAAAATAAAAAAAGAAAGTCTCGAGATGAGGAAAATGCGTAA
- a CDS encoding bifunctional 3-deoxy-7-phosphoheptulonate synthase/chorismate mutase yields the protein MANHELDQLRKQVDEINLQLLHLLNKRGEIVQKIGEQKQVQGTKRFDPVREREVLDMIAEHNEGPFETSTVQHIFKTIFKASLELQEDDNRKALLVSRKKKQENTIVDVKGELIGNGTQTFIMGPCAVESLEQVRQVGQAMKDQGLKLMRGGAFKPRTSPYDFQGLGVEGLQILRQVADEFDLAIISEILNPNDVEMALDYVDVIQVGARNMQNFDLLRAVGKVNKPVLLKRGLAATIDEFINAAEYIIAQGNDQIILCERGIRTYERATRNTLDISAVPILKKETHLPVIVDVTHSTGRRDLLLPTAKAALAIGADAVMAEVHPDPAVALSDSAQQMDIPEFHRFMDELKGFKNKLS from the coding sequence ATGGCAAATCATGAATTAGATCAATTACGTAAACAGGTAGATGAAATTAATTTACAACTATTACACCTTTTAAACAAACGTGGTGAAATTGTTCAAAAAATTGGAGAGCAAAAGCAAGTACAAGGCACGAAACGCTTTGATCCAGTACGTGAGCGTGAAGTACTTGATATGATCGCAGAGCATAACGAAGGACCATTCGAAACATCAACAGTTCAACATATTTTCAAAACGATTTTCAAAGCAAGCTTAGAGTTACAAGAAGATGATAACCGTAAAGCGTTACTAGTATCACGTAAAAAGAAACAAGAAAATACAATCGTTGATGTAAAAGGTGAATTGATTGGAAACGGAACACAAACGTTCATCATGGGACCTTGTGCAGTAGAAAGTTTAGAACAAGTTCGTCAAGTAGGGCAAGCGATGAAAGACCAAGGCTTAAAATTAATGCGCGGTGGTGCATTCAAACCGAGAACTTCTCCATATGATTTCCAAGGTTTAGGAGTAGAAGGACTTCAAATTTTACGTCAAGTAGCAGACGAGTTTGACTTAGCAATTATTAGTGAAATTTTAAATCCGAACGATGTTGAAATGGCATTAGACTACGTTGATGTAATTCAAGTTGGCGCACGTAACATGCAAAACTTCGATTTATTACGAGCTGTAGGTAAAGTTAACAAACCAGTATTATTAAAACGTGGATTAGCAGCAACAATTGATGAGTTCATTAACGCAGCGGAATACATTATTGCGCAAGGTAACGATCAAATTATTCTTTGTGAGCGCGGTATCCGCACATACGAAAGAGCAACACGTAACACATTAGACATTTCTGCAGTACCAATTTTAAAGAAAGAAACACATTTACCAGTTATCGTTGATGTAACACATTCAACTGGACGCAGAGATTTATTATTACCAACAGCGAAAGCGGCACTTGCAATTGGCGCAGATGCAGTAATGGCTGAAGTTCATCCAGATCCAGCAGTTGCATTATCAGATTCTGCACAACAAATGGACATTCCAGAATTCCATAGATTCATGGATGAGTTAAAAGGTTTCAAAAATAAATTATCTTAA
- the aroA gene encoding 3-phosphoshikimate 1-carboxyvinyltransferase, whose protein sequence is MKERTIQPVNNGLNGNITIPGDKSISHRAVMFGSIAEGKTTIKGFLPGADCLSTISCFKEMGVEITQNGDEVTVVGKGLEGLQEPKAVLDVGNSGTTIRLMSGILANTPFFSCVQGDESIAKRPMKRVTNPLKQMGANIDGREEGTFTPLTIRGGDLKAIEYISPVASAQVKSAILLAGLRAEGVTAVTEPHISRDHTERMLEAFGVKVTREGKTVKLSGGQKLTATDIQVPGDVSSAAFFLVAGAIIPNSKLVLQNVGMNPTRTGIIDVLEKMGATFTVDLINEGASEPAANITIETSSLKGIEIGGDIIPRLIDEIPVIALAATQAEGITVIKDAHELKVKETNRIDTVVAELTKLGARIEATDDGMIIYGKSALKGNTVNSYGDHRIGMMLAIAGCLAEGKTIIEDAEAVGVSYPTFFDELQKLAK, encoded by the coding sequence GTGAAAGAAAGAACAATACAACCTGTTAATAACGGATTGAATGGCAATATTACAATCCCAGGTGATAAATCCATTTCACACCGTGCTGTTATGTTCGGTTCTATTGCAGAAGGGAAAACAACAATTAAAGGTTTCTTGCCCGGTGCAGACTGTTTAAGTACGATTTCATGTTTTAAAGAAATGGGAGTAGAAATTACGCAAAACGGTGATGAGGTTACTGTAGTTGGTAAAGGATTAGAAGGTTTACAAGAACCAAAAGCTGTATTAGATGTTGGTAATTCTGGTACAACAATCCGATTAATGTCAGGTATATTAGCTAACACACCATTTTTCTCTTGCGTACAAGGTGATGAATCTATCGCAAAAAGACCGATGAAGCGTGTGACAAACCCATTAAAACAAATGGGCGCAAACATAGACGGCCGAGAAGAAGGAACATTTACACCGTTAACAATACGTGGCGGAGATTTAAAAGCAATTGAATATATTTCTCCTGTTGCAAGTGCACAAGTAAAGTCAGCTATTTTACTTGCAGGTCTTCGTGCAGAAGGTGTAACAGCTGTTACAGAACCACATATTTCACGCGACCATACGGAAAGAATGCTCGAAGCATTTGGTGTTAAAGTAACTCGCGAAGGGAAAACAGTGAAGCTGTCAGGTGGACAAAAATTAACAGCAACAGACATTCAAGTGCCCGGTGACGTATCATCAGCAGCATTTTTCTTAGTAGCAGGTGCAATCATCCCAAATAGTAAACTAGTATTACAAAATGTAGGAATGAATCCAACCCGTACAGGTATTATTGATGTTTTAGAAAAAATGGGTGCTACGTTCACTGTAGACCTAATTAACGAAGGGGCATCAGAACCAGCTGCAAATATTACAATCGAAACATCTTCATTAAAAGGAATTGAAATTGGCGGAGATATTATCCCTAGATTAATCGATGAGATTCCTGTAATCGCATTAGCGGCAACGCAAGCAGAAGGAATTACAGTAATTAAAGATGCACACGAATTAAAAGTAAAAGAAACAAACCGTATTGATACAGTAGTTGCTGAGTTAACGAAACTAGGAGCTCGAATAGAAGCAACTGATGACGGTATGATCATTTACGGAAAATCAGCTCTAAAAGGCAATACAGTAAATAGTTATGGTGATCACCGTATCGGAATGATGCTTGCAATTGCTGGCTGCCTAGCAGAAGGAAAAACAATTATTGAAGATGCAGAAGCAGTAGGTGTATCATATCCTACATTCTTTGACGAACTTCAAAAGTTAGCTAAATAA
- the aroC gene encoding chorismate synthase, translating into MRYITAGESHGPQLTVILEGVPAGLTLTAEHINKELLRRQKGHGRGRRMQIETDTVEIVSGVRHGMTLGSPITLIVKNDDFKHWTKVMGAEPISEKESKDMKRTITKPRPGHADLNGAIKYGHRDIRNVLERSSARETTVRVAAGAVAKQILSELGVEIAGHVLEIGGVKAKHISNLSIEEIQTITENSPVRCLDKEVEQEMMNAIDNAKSSGDSIGGIVEVIAEGMPIGVGSYVHYDRKLDAKLAGAIMSINAFKGAEIGVGFEAARQPGSKVHDEILWDEEKGYTRRTNNAGGLEGGMTTGMPIIVRGVMKPIPTLYKPLASVDIDTKEAFQASIERSDSCAVPAAGVVAESVVAWELADALVEQFGKDRMELLKQNIMQHNNYAKEF; encoded by the coding sequence ATGAGATACATTACAGCTGGAGAATCACATGGACCGCAGTTAACAGTTATTTTAGAAGGTGTACCAGCAGGTTTGACACTTACGGCGGAACATATTAATAAAGAATTATTAAGAAGACAAAAAGGTCATGGACGCGGAAGACGTATGCAAATTGAAACAGATACAGTTGAAATTGTAAGTGGTGTTCGTCACGGGATGACACTTGGATCACCGATTACGTTAATTGTAAAAAATGATGATTTCAAACATTGGACGAAAGTAATGGGTGCAGAGCCAATTTCGGAAAAAGAAAGTAAAGACATGAAACGTACAATTACAAAACCACGTCCCGGACATGCAGATTTAAATGGAGCAATTAAATATGGTCATCGTGATATAAGAAACGTATTAGAGCGGTCATCTGCAAGAGAAACGACAGTTCGTGTAGCTGCTGGTGCAGTTGCAAAACAAATTTTAAGCGAATTAGGCGTGGAAATTGCAGGACATGTTCTTGAAATTGGTGGAGTAAAAGCAAAACATATTTCAAACTTATCAATTGAAGAAATTCAAACAATTACTGAAAACTCACCAGTTCGATGTTTAGATAAAGAAGTAGAGCAAGAAATGATGAATGCGATTGACAACGCAAAAAGTAGTGGAGATTCAATCGGTGGTATTGTGGAAGTCATTGCAGAAGGTATGCCGATTGGCGTCGGTAGTTACGTCCATTACGATCGTAAATTAGATGCAAAACTTGCTGGTGCAATTATGAGTATAAATGCATTTAAAGGTGCTGAAATCGGCGTAGGTTTTGAAGCGGCACGACAACCAGGAAGCAAAGTGCATGATGAAATTCTGTGGGATGAAGAAAAAGGATACACGAGAAGAACGAATAATGCCGGCGGTTTAGAAGGCGGTATGACAACAGGTATGCCAATTATCGTAAGAGGCGTGATGAAGCCAATTCCTACTTTATACAAACCGTTAGCAAGCGTTGATATTGATACGAAAGAAGCATTCCAAGCGAGTATTGAAAGATCTGATAGTTGCGCAGTACCAGCGGCGGGTGTAGTAGCTGAATCTGTTGTGGCATGGGAACTTGCAGATGCACTAGTCGAACAATTCGGAAAAGATCGTATGGAATTATTAAAACAAAACATTATGCAACACAATAACTACGCAAAAGAATTTTAA
- a CDS encoding GNAT family N-acetyltransferase, with protein MLFQKEGLLIRYVMEDDASIISKWLTDPAVLRYYEGRDNPQSVEKVLDHFIHSPNSNEKRCLIEFDTIPIGYIQMYPVDSEWKALYGYKESQNVWGMDQFIGEPAYWGKGIGTKLVQAAITYIMGEMGAEAIAMDPKVNNERAIKCYEKSGFKKVKILKEHELHEGKLEDCWMMEYKQ; from the coding sequence ATGCTTTTTCAAAAAGAAGGTTTATTGATTAGATACGTAATGGAAGATGATGCATCTATCATTTCTAAATGGTTAACGGACCCAGCAGTCCTGCGGTATTACGAAGGACGAGATAATCCGCAATCTGTAGAAAAGGTGCTTGATCATTTTATACATAGTCCAAACAGTAATGAAAAAAGATGTTTAATAGAATTTGATACCATTCCGATTGGTTACATACAAATGTACCCAGTGGATTCAGAGTGGAAAGCGTTATATGGCTATAAAGAATCACAAAATGTATGGGGTATGGACCAATTTATCGGTGAACCAGCCTATTGGGGAAAGGGAATTGGAACAAAACTCGTTCAGGCAGCAATTACATATATTATGGGTGAAATGGGAGCAGAAGCAATTGCAATGGATCCGAAAGTAAATAATGAACGAGCAATAAAGTGTTATGAAAAAAGTGGATTTAAAAAAGTAAAGATTTTAAAGGAACATGAGTTGCATGAGGGGAAATTAGAAGATTGTTGGATGATGGAATATAAACAATAA